The DNA region GGACCTTGTCCAGCAGTTGCGGGATGAACCGCTGACCGCCGAACCCGGCCTTGATGGTCATCACCAGCAGAGTGTCGAAGTGGGGCAGCAGGTCCAGGTACGGCTCGATCGGGGTGTCCCGGTCGATCGCCAGTCCGGCCTTGGCCCCGGCCGCGCGCAGGTCCTTGGCCAGCGCCACCGGATCGTCACACGCCTCGGCGTGGAAGGTGACGTTGTAGGCCCCGGCGTCGGCGTAGCCGGGCGCCCACCGATGCGGGTCGTTGATCATCAGGTGGACGTCGAAGGGGATCTCGGTGGCGGCGCGCAGACTCTGCACCACCGGCAGCCCGATGGTCAGGTTCGGTACGAAGTGATTGTCCATCACGTCCACGTGCAGCCAGTCCGCGGCGTTCTCGAC from Micromonospora sp. NBC_01739 includes:
- the rpe gene encoding ribulose-phosphate 3-epimerase yields the protein MTVPPLIVAPSILAADFSRLAEEVRAVENAADWLHVDVMDNHFVPNLTIGLPVVQSLRAATEIPFDVHLMINDPHRWAPGYADAGAYNVTFHAEACDDPVALAKDLRAAGAKAGLAIDRDTPIEPYLDLLPHFDTLLVMTIKAGFGGQRFIPQLLDKVRAVRRHRDAGHLELRIEVDGGIAADTIEQAAAAGADAFVAGTAVYGADDPAEAVRRLRGLAERAVDGQ